GCCGTGACGATCATCAGTTCCGCCATGGCCGCCTTTGCCTTTGCGAAACTGGATTTTAAGGGGAAGAACACCATTTTTCTGGTTTACCTGGCAACCATGATGATCCCTTCCCAGGTGCTGTTCATCCCCCTTTACTTACTTATGGGAGAGCTGAAACTGGTGGATAGTCTGGGAGCTTTGGTACTGCCCAGTGTATTCAAGGTGTTTGCTGTGTTTATGCTGCGTCAGCGCATGATGACGATTCCTAATGTCTATATGGAAGCGCCCGCTATTGACGGCGCGGGAATTTTTACTGTCTTTGTACGGATCATATGTCCCATGTGCAAGTCCAGCCTTGCCACTCTGGCAATTATCTGCTTTATGGACGCATGGAATGACTACTTACTGCCATTGGTCATGCTGACCACAAAGACAAAGTTTACCCTGCCCATTATACTAAGCTCCTTAAATGGGCAGTACAAAAGCGAATACAACTTACTTATGGCGGGAGCATTGGTTTCCATGCTGCCGATTCTGGCGGTATATGCTATGGCGCAGAAGTATTTTGCAGCAGGATTACAGGTAGGAGGTGTGAAAGGATGAAATGTTTGCTTGCCGGTCAGGCCGTTTACGGATTTGGAGAACGGTTTGACGCATTGAATCAGGAGGGGCTTGCCCGTGAGAATCATGTATACGAAACCTTTACCAATCAGGGGGCTTCCACCTATTTGCCCATTCCCTTTGCATTGACAGACGGGGGCGGGGGTCTTTATGTGGACACAATGGAGAAGTTTACCATATTTACGGAAAAAACCGCTGACGGGATCGTCTTTACGCTTCCGGACCAATACGATGTGCGGACATTTACGGGAAAGCCCTTGGAGGTTCTTAAAGAGTTTACGGCACTTACGGGGCGGCCCAGAGTGCCGCCGGACTGGGCTTTTGGCCTTTGGATGTCTGCCAACCGCTGGGATAGGCAGGAGGTGATAGAAGAAGTGGTGGAGGAAGCCGTCAGGCAGGGGATGAAACCTTCTGTGGTGGTAATCGAAGCCTGGAGCGATGAAGCCACCTTTTACCGCTTTGACAAAGAACGTTTTCCCGATCCGGAAGGGATGATCCGGGACCTTCACGAAAAGGGAATCCGTCTGATTCTCTGGCAGATTCCGGTTTTGAAAAAGCTGGAGCCTTGGCGCACTTGCCCGGAACATGAGGCGGACTGTGCCGAAGCGGTCAAAAAGGGCTTTGTCGTTACCAATGCCGACGGATCTCCCTATCTGATTCCGGAGGGGCGCTGGTTCGGCGGTTCCATGATACCGGATTTCACCAATCCGGCGGCCTGTGACTGGTGGTTTGGGAAACGGCAATATCTGCTTAACATGGGAGTGGACGGCTTTAAGACCGACGGCGGGGAGTTTGTATACGACGACGGCGCCCGCTTTTTTGACGGCCGGACCGGTGCCCAAATGAAAAATGGTTATGCCATGGTTTACACCAGAGCCTATACAGACTTTATAAAAGATGACCGTATGCTTTTTTCCAGGGCCGGATATACGGGAGCTCAGACCACGCCTATGCACTGGGCCGGGGATCAGCAGTCCACTTGGGAAGAACTGCGCCATGTGGTGACGGCGGGTTTAAACGCCGGATTGTCAGGTCTGCCCTTCTGGGGCTTTGACCTGGCGGGCTTTGCGGGAAAAATGCCTTCCGCCGAATTGTATCTGCGATCCTTCTGCCTAGCCTGCTTTGCACCGGTCATGCAGTGGCACTCGGAACCGGCTTCCGGCCAGTTTTCTGAGCTTCTGGCGGCTTCAGAAGAAGAGATCAACGACAGAAGTCCATGGAATATGGCTAAGGTGACAGGCAGGCAGGAAATCATTGACATTTGCCGGAAATTTACAAAAGAAAGGGAGAGGCTGCTGCCTTATATTCTTAAGGAAGCAGGCATAAGTGCAGACACGGGCCGCCCCCTGATGGCCGCATTGGTAATTGACTGGCCGGAGGATAAGGAAGCTTGCGCAGTGGACGACGAGTATATGTTCGGTTCGCAGCTTTTAGTGGCTCCGGTTTTAAAGGAAGGAGTGGTAGGACGGCAGGTATATCTGCCAAAAGGAAATTGGAACGATTATTGGACAGGAGAACAAACTACGGGTCCATGCCGTTTGTACAAAGAATGCCGGGCCGGAGAACTATTGGTCTGGCGCTTGAACTAGTTTAACAAAAAGAAACCATTTCACAAGGAAATAATACTTATGAAAAATGGAGGGGACATATGAGAAAGAAGCTAATGGCCATTTTACTGAGCATATGCTGTATTTTGCTCAACGTATCACCAGCCTTTGCGCTTGAAGGAACGTGGCACAATCCTTATGGATTAAATGATATTTATGAAATAGAACCTACCGAGCGTTCACCCAGGAATCCAATAGCAGGCCAGTCCGTGCGGATACACAGCACCACCTGGCCTGTGGAATCCGGCCAGACGGTTTGGATTTCCTACACCGTAAACGGTGTCAGAAAGGCGGACGTAGGCGCAGGCTGGTCCTATAACAGCGGGAACAATTCTTATTGGGAGGCGGATTTGGGCTCCTTTGCAAAAGGAGATACTGTGGAGTATACGGTCCACGGGGACGTAAATGGCACGAACGCCAAATCCATCGGTCCCTTTACCTTTCACGTGACCGACTGGGAAAAAGTGAAATCCGTATCTTTAAATTCCTATAACAACGGAACCGTCCTTTTTGACGTGACGGCAGATACGGGGAATTTCTCCCCTAAGCTGGCTCTTAGCTTTACGGACGAGGAGACGGTGCGTTTCCAGCTTTCCCCAAAGGGAAACGGAAAATTTGCTACCGGTATTTCCGGTTACACCGTGACAGATAATGCCCAAAAGGTGGAGATAGATACCGGAAAACTGCGGGTTACCGTCACAAAGTACCCATACGCATTAGAAGTGTTCAGTTACGAACACAACAGGGTTTTGACTTCTAACGGCGGAGTGGGCAAAGAGATGTCCTGGCTGACCGACGGAAAGGACGTGATCGGGCAGTTCCGGGACGGATACTTCTCCCCTTCAGATGAGCGGTTCTATGGTTTCGGAGAGCACTATGACGGTGCGGAGAAACGGGGAGAGGTGGTTGAAACCTACATTTATAACCAATACCAGAACCAGGGCAGTAAAACCTATTTGTCGGTTCCCTTTTTCGTTACCAGCAAAGGCTACGGAATTTACTTAAATACCACCTGTTACTCCAGGTTCGATATGGCAGCAGCCGATGGGGACCGGTATGTGTTTGAAGCTGACACGGAACATGTGGATTCGCCCCTTTTGGATTACTATCTGATCAGCGCAAGTACGGCTGCGAAAGTGGTGGGAAAATACAACACAATTTCCGGTTTGCCCCAGGAACTTCCCAAATGGGCCTTCGGTCTGTGGATGTCAGCCAATGAATGGGATACCCAGTCTGAAGCGTTGGAAGCCATGAACCAGTCTAAGAACAACGACATTCCGGCTACGGTGTTAGTGCTGGAACAGTGGAGCGACGAAAACACTTTCTATGTCTGGAATGAAGCCACCTATACGCCAATTCAAGGCTCGGCTGCTTTCCGCAATTCGGATTTCACCTATGGCTCTAAATGGCCCAATCCAAAGGCCATGACAGACACTCTTCATGAAAATGGCATAAAACTGGTGCTGTGGCAGATACCTGTTTTAAAATACACGCCTTACTCCTATGCACAAAAGGACAATGACGAGGCCTATATGCTCCAAAAGGGATACGCCGTTTCCGACGGGCATGGAGGGTCCTACCGCATACCCGAATCAGGATGGTTCGGAAACAGTCTGCTTTTGGATTTCACCAATCCTGAGGCAGTAGATTGGTGGATGAATAAGCGCTCCTATCTTTTTGACGACTTAAAGATAGACGGCGTAAAAACAGACGGCGGGGAAATGGTCTGGCGTAAGGATACTTCCTTCCATGACGGCAGTACCGACCTTTCTATGCGAAATGCATATCCCAACGCCTACATAAAGGGATATAACGACTTTGTGAAGAAAAAGACAGGGGAAGGAATTACCTTCAGCCGGTCGGGAACCGCAGGCGTTCAGTCCTCCGGAGCCTTTTGGGCAGGAGATCAGACCTCCAGCTTTTCCGCTTTCCGGGACGCTTTGAGTGCCGGTTTGAGTGCCGGAATTTCAGGGATCCCTTTCTGGAGCTGGGATTTGGCCGGGTTTACGGGGAACTTCCCTTCGGCTGAGCTCTATAAGCGCAGTACCCAGATGGCTGCTTTTGCCCCGGTTATGCAGTTCCACTCCGAGAAGGCCAACCCCTCTCCCAGTGAGGAACGCTCCCCCTGGAACGTTCAGAGCCGCACAGGTGACAGCAGTATCGTTCCCATGTTCCGCAAATACATCAACACCCGTATGAACCTGCTTCCCTATATTTTCAGTGAGGCGCAAAACAGTGCACAGGGCGGAACACCCATGATGAGGGCCATGTTCTTAGACAATCCGGAAGATGCCAATACCTATGACCTAGAAGAACAGTATATGTTCGGGCGCAGTCTTTTGGTGGCGCCTGTGGTCCAGGAGGGACAGACAGTAAAGAGCGTTTACTTACCCGAAGGGGAATGGATCGATTTCTGGCACAACGCCCTTACCGCAGGCGGCATGAAGAAAGACTATTATGCGGATGTGAACTCTATCCCCGTTTACGTGAAATCCGGCAGTATTCTGCCCCTTAACTTAAACAAAAACTATGAGATCGGGGGTTCCATCGGCAATGATGTGGAGAATTACGAAAACCTTACGTTCCGTATCTACCCGGAAGGGGAAAGTACCTATACCTTATCCCACAATGACCGGAGTACCATGACGGTCCGGGCAACCGAGAATTTTGCGGCTGGTACTGTAACTGTTCATCTGCCTTCCTGCCAGATTCCAATCACCACGCAGGTCTTTGGAACCAGACCTGGCAGTGTAAATGCAGACGGTCAGACATTACAGGAAGTGAAAACTCTGGCTGACTTAATAAAGGCGCAGAGTGCGTACTACTACAACGAAAATGAAAAGCTTACCTATATCAAAACACCGTCCGGTCCGGCTAAGAAGATCGAATTAAACGGCGTAAACAAAGCGCCTTATGAAGCCGAACACGCATCCCTGCATCAGGTTTCCACCAACACGGATTACAGCGGCTATTATGGGGAAGGCTTTGTGGATCAGTTTGCGGATAAAGGCGACTGGGTGGAATTTGAGGTATATTCAAAAGAAAAACGCACGGCTTCCCTGTCAGTCCGCTATTCTGCCGGAGTGACCGCAGGACAGCGTTCCGTAAGGGTCAACGGGGGAAACATCAGCGCTTTGGCCCTGCCGGCTACTTCCGGCTGGGGTGCCTGGAATACCGCAGACATTCCTATTAACTTAAACAGCGGCAGAAACATTATCCGGATCTCCTATGAAGACGGAGATTTTGCCGGTATTAATCTGGACTGTATTCTGGTTAAATAAGGGGGAGCAGTATGAAACAGAAAAAACGTTTTCTATCTTTAAGTTTAATATTTACCTTATTGTTCACCGCTCTGTGGCCGGCCTTTGTGCCGGCCCCGGCCAGGGCGGCCGTATCTGCTTTAGGTGACGTAATTGGTACGCAGGTCAATGGAGCCACACTGGTCCTCACCGTGGACAGCGGTTCCTCTCCTTCGGATAAATTAACGCTGGAAGTTTGTGACGAGGACATTCTGCGGGTGAATTACCAGCCCGATGGAGTTGTTTCCAGTGAGCGGACCCCCATGATCGATCCAGGTCTGAAATGGGATGCAAGTGCCGCCGTCATTAATACAACTTCCGATCCCATGACCATAAAGACGGACGAAATGCAGGTTGAAATTAACAAAAAGCCCTGCCGGATGACGGTGAAGAAAGCCGATGGCACGACCCTGTTTTGGGAACCTCAAAGCGGTGGAGTTTACCACGATGGCGTTCGCTTTGTCCGCCAGGATTCCACGAACCTGTACGGAATCCACAGCTTTGACTGTTTTGATGAAAACGGCAATCTGCTGCGAAATGACAACACCCAGGCTGCCAGGGCAGGCCAGCAGGGCAATTCTGGCGGTCCCTTCCTCTGGTCCACAGCAGGCTATGGTTTGCTGGTGGATTCAGATGGCGGCTACCCCTATACCAATTCCAGGGATAAGAAAATGGAATTTTACTATGGGGGAACTCCGGTGGAAGGCCGCAGGTATGAAAAAGATAATGTAGAATATTTCATTTTACTGGGAGAGCCAAAAGAGATTATGAAAGGCTATTCCAAAATTACCGGAACTTCTCCCATGCTTCCCAAGTGGGCACAGGGCTTTTCCAATTTTGAGTGGGGGATCAACGAACAGGAATTGATGGAAATGATTGATACCTACCGGGCAAAAAACATTCCCTTGGACAGCTACGCGTTTGACTATGACTGGAAGCTTTACGGACAGGACAACTATGGGGAATTTAAGTGGAATACGGGGAATTTCCCCTCTGCAGGGAGCGGTGCCTTAAAAAACACCATGGACGCGAAGGGCGTGAAAATGATCGGAATTACCAAGCCCCGGATCGTAACAAAGATTTCCGGCGGTACAACTACCGCACAGGGACAGGATGCGGCAAATAATGGATATTTCTATCCGGGACACAATGAATACGTGGATTATTTCTATCCTGTCACGGTACGCAGCATTGACCCTTACAAATCCGGAGAGCGTGCCTGGTGGTGGAACCACTCCATTGATGCATTTACAAAGGGGATCGTGGGCTGGTGGAATGATGAAACAGATAAGGTTTCCTCCAATGGGGCTGAGTACTGGTTCGGAAACTATAACACCTTGCATCTTGCCCAGTCTATTTATGAAGGACAGCGGGACTATTCCAAGAATAATACCCGTGTGTGGCAGACGGGCAGAAACTACTATCCAGGTACCCAGCGCTTTGCCACCAGTATATGGTCAGGAGACGTTGCCACTCAGTTTTATAAGGGTGAGCGGGTTTCCTGGGCCGCTGGTTTAAATGAACAGAAGGCCGCTCTGCTTTCTACTGTAAACAACGGACAGCCGAAATGGGGTTCGGACGGAGGAGGCTTTAATCAAAATTCAGGAACCATTGAAAACCCCAGTCCGGAGCTTTATACCCGCTGGCTCCAGTTTGAATCCGTTGTGCCTGTGTTCCGGGTGCACGGCAACTTAAACCAACAGCGCCAGCCCTGGTATTACGGCTATACGGCAGAGGAAAATGTAAAAGCAGCCATTCACTTGCGCTACTCCCTGATGCCTTATTTCTATGCCTATGAAAGAGAGGCTTACGAAAGCGGCTTGGGCCTGGTTCGCCCTCTGCTGTTTGATTATCCTCAGGACGACAAGGTAAAGGATTATTCGGACGCATGGATGTTGGGGGACTGGCTCCTTGCGGCTCCGGTTACAGAGCGGGGGCAGTCCTGCAAATGGATTTACCTCCCAGAGGGAAACTGGATTGACTACAATAGGGGAACCGCATATAAAGGTGGAGAATATATTCCTTACAGCCTGGACACCCAGTCCTGGTCCGACCTGCCACTCTTTGTGAAGGAAGGGGCCATAATCCCCTCACAGGATGTAGAGGATTACGTAGGTCAGAAGGAAACGGAACGCATTTTTGTAGACATTTTCCCTTCATCCCAGAAGACGGAGTTTCAGTATTATGACGATGATGGCATTACCTATGATTATGAAAACGGAACGTATTTCTCTCAGACCATATCCGGTCAGAAAAGTTCCGGACAGGTTAACGTCGGCATATCGGCCAAATCCGGAAGCTACAAAAACGGTGTGGATTACTATTACCTGGCTGTTCATGGCAGCGCCGCCGGACAGGTGAAGAAAAATGCCTCCCAGTTACAGGAATACGCCGACTTAAATGCCCTATTTGCCGCAAACGGCGGGGGATTTGCAAATTCCAGGGACATTTATGGGGAAGTTACTTATATAAAAACCCCAGCGGGCTTGTCAAATGCGGATACACTGGTGTTAACCGGTAACCCGGCAGTCACACTTTCCGATCAGAAGTACGAAGCGGAATACGCCTCACTTTCCGGTAAAACAGTGGCCGGCCAGCCCCAGGTGGGCAGTGACCATACAGGATTTTCCGGCACTGGTTTTGTGAACGGTATGGAAACAGAGCAGGCGGCAGTGACTTTCTATGCAAAAACCGCAAATCCGGGGGATTATGAGGTGACCTTGCGCTGTTCCAACGTTGCAAAGACCGCAAAAACCTTATCCGCATACGTTAACGGCACATACAGCGGCCAGGCGGACATCGCTTCTACCGGAAACTGGGATTCCTGGGGAGATGTGAAAATACTCCTTCCCCTCACCGCGGGCAGTAACAGCATCACGTTCAAATATGATCCGAAGGCAGGGGATACAGGTTTTGTAAATATTGATTATCTGGCGGTTCCCTTTGAACCGGAACGCATGGTAATAGAAGCGGAGAATGCTCCTCTTTACGGGACTGCAAAAACGAACCAGGATCATTGGTTCTACAGCGGAAGCGGTTTTGTGGATACCATGGTTTCACAGAATGCGGAAGTAGCCTTTGAGGTCGATATGGAACAAGGCGGAGCCTATACCGCAGATTTCCGCTACAGCAACGGAAACCAAAGCACGAAGGATTTAAACTTATACGTAAATGGAATTTATGCAGACAATCTGCAATTTGCCGCTTCAGGCGGAAACTGGAACATCTGGAAGACCGTGAGCACCAATCTGGCGCTTTCAAAGGGAAGAAACCGGATTTCACTTCGCTACGACGCGGGCAATTCCGGCAACATTAACCTTGACAAATTGACCCTGTCTGGTGCCGGTTCCGGTACTTATCGGGAAAACCTTTTGGACAATGGGGATTTCGAGCGCCCCACTTCCTTTAATTTCAACTGGACGGAGTGGCATCCCAGCGGCCAGGCGTTAGCTTACGGCATTGATTCCGGTTCCGGCACGAATAAGCCGGAATCTCCGGTGGAAGGCGACAAACGGGCGTATTTCTACCATGCAGCCGCTTATGAGCAAAGCATTCATCAGGGGCTTAACGTGGAAAACGGAAGCTACCGGGTGGAAGCCTTTGTGAAGGTAGTAAATACCTCTCCGGGTGTCGGACGCATGGAGATCACAAACTACGGCGGCAATGCGGTTTACGTGGATATGCCAAAGTCGGGAAGCGGGTGGCACAAAATAGAGGCAGGCAATGTATTGGTCACAAATGGTACCATTGACGTTGGATTCTATTGTTCTTCCAGCGGTGGGACTACGGTACATATTGATGATGTGAGATTGTATAGGAATTAACAATTTACCTGCAGCGGCACATGGAGAAGGTCTTGTGAAAAGTCTTCCTATGTGCCGTTGCATTTTGAACAACCGTTCCAAACCCTGGAATTGAAGCGGCTTTCGCCTGCGGCATGAGGACGGCGGCCGTGGGATATGCGGCGGAGACAGTTTGTGGTGATTGGAACTTTGACAAATTGTCGGAACTTGTGTTGAAAGTAGTGTGAGTAAAAGAGTGAAGGAGACTTAATAAATGTTAGGTCTCTTTTTTAGATGTATGTTTTACCAGCCTCCATCACTGTATATAGGGCTGTCAAAGTACACATTCAAGCTGGCTGCAATGATGAAGCAAAAGAGGAGCGGTGAAAAGTAGAGGCTGATTGGCATATGGATATGCACATTTTGTAACCTTACAGTAAAAGTTGATGTTTTAAAATGAAGAAAAAAGAAGGAAAAAATTACTAAAATATAAATTAAAAATTATCTAAATAATACAAATTTATATTTAAATTAAAAATATAATTGACATTTCATACAAAAATATGTTAAGTTACAATTAGCTAAAGTTAACTAAAGTAAAGGTTTTGGAGAAAAAGATGATGAAAAAACGTAAGGTTTCCATGCAAAGTATAGCAGATGAACTGAAAATCAGTAAGGTAACGGTGTCCAAAGCTCTGAATGATAAAGAAGGAGTGGGCGAGGAATTAAAGAATAAGATTAAAGAGGCTGCTGCCAGACAGGGATATATTATGCCGGTTCAAGAGGAAACTGAACGAAAGAAGATTGGCATCATCATGAATGGCCGCTTTATCTCTGAAGGTGGCGGCGGGGCTATTTATATGCGGATGTATGAGAAAATTGTCAGAGAGCTTGGCCGCTATAATTATTCCACCATGATGCTCACACCCAGCCCTGCGACTATTTACGATGATATTTCTATGATGAAGAAGGAGAATCTTTTTAAGGGGATTCTCGTCTTGGGTCTTTTAGATCAAGAGGTACGTGAACAGGTTAAGGAAATTGATATTCCCAAGGTTTACGTGGATATCTATGACCGGACGCACCGTTCAGATTCGGTGGTGTCCGAGAATGTTTACAGCATGTACGACATGACACGGTATCTTATCCGGATGGGTCACAGAAAGATTGGATTTGTGGGAACCATTAATTCCACTACAAGTATTACCGACCGTTATCTTGGCTTTTTGCGGGCTATGCTGGAAAAAAACATGCAGTTAAGAGACGATTGGGTAATTCCCGACCGGAGTCTGGAGGGAAAAGCTGTTGATATAGAGCTGCCAAAAGAGATGCCCACTGCTTTTATCTGTAACTGTGATGAAACAGCCTTCCGGCTGACACGAACTCTGAACAATCATGGATATACAGTGCCGGGTGATATTTCCATAGGCAGTTTCGATGATGATATTTATGCCAAGTTGACGGATCCCCAGCTTACTACCGTAGCAGTGAATGCTTCATTAATTGGAAAAGTATCTGTCAGGCAGATAATTGAAAGAATCGAAAAACCTGATAAGAAGCCCGAGATAAAGCGGATTGAAGGCGAAATCATCTATCGGAATTCAGTGAAAAATCTTAATCTGGACGATGAGGAACGAATTGAAAAGAGGGATAAGGTTGAAAACATTAAATAGTAACACAAAGGCAAAAAAGAGAAAGGCTACTAAAGGTGACTGGGAACTTACCCTGATGGCGGTGCCCACAACCATTTGGTATATTTTGTTTTGCTTTATGCCCATGTTTGGACTTATTATCGCTTTTAAGGATTATAAAATTCAGCCTGGGAAAG
This genomic stretch from Lacrimispora sphenoides harbors:
- a CDS encoding carbohydrate ABC transporter permease — encoded protein: MSRKAASGVLYHLTAVLLSVVTLLPFFWMLSTSFKNYGAIMALPIQWIPKNPTLKNFSDLFSKEGMTVSMFNSLVVSISSVAVTIISSAMAAFAFAKLDFKGKNTIFLVYLATMMIPSQVLFIPLYLLMGELKLVDSLGALVLPSVFKVFAVFMLRQRMMTIPNVYMEAPAIDGAGIFTVFVRIICPMCKSSLATLAIICFMDAWNDYLLPLVMLTTKTKFTLPIILSSLNGQYKSEYNLLMAGALVSMLPILAVYAMAQKYFAAGLQVGGVKG
- a CDS encoding glycoside hydrolase family 31 protein, translated to MKCLLAGQAVYGFGERFDALNQEGLARENHVYETFTNQGASTYLPIPFALTDGGGGLYVDTMEKFTIFTEKTADGIVFTLPDQYDVRTFTGKPLEVLKEFTALTGRPRVPPDWAFGLWMSANRWDRQEVIEEVVEEAVRQGMKPSVVVIEAWSDEATFYRFDKERFPDPEGMIRDLHEKGIRLILWQIPVLKKLEPWRTCPEHEADCAEAVKKGFVVTNADGSPYLIPEGRWFGGSMIPDFTNPAACDWWFGKRQYLLNMGVDGFKTDGGEFVYDDGARFFDGRTGAQMKNGYAMVYTRAYTDFIKDDRMLFSRAGYTGAQTTPMHWAGDQQSTWEELRHVVTAGLNAGLSGLPFWGFDLAGFAGKMPSAELYLRSFCLACFAPVMQWHSEPASGQFSELLAASEEEINDRSPWNMAKVTGRQEIIDICRKFTKERERLLPYILKEAGISADTGRPLMAALVIDWPEDKEACAVDDEYMFGSQLLVAPVLKEGVVGRQVYLPKGNWNDYWTGEQTTGPCRLYKECRAGELLVWRLN
- a CDS encoding TIM-barrel domain-containing protein; the encoded protein is MRKKLMAILLSICCILLNVSPAFALEGTWHNPYGLNDIYEIEPTERSPRNPIAGQSVRIHSTTWPVESGQTVWISYTVNGVRKADVGAGWSYNSGNNSYWEADLGSFAKGDTVEYTVHGDVNGTNAKSIGPFTFHVTDWEKVKSVSLNSYNNGTVLFDVTADTGNFSPKLALSFTDEETVRFQLSPKGNGKFATGISGYTVTDNAQKVEIDTGKLRVTVTKYPYALEVFSYEHNRVLTSNGGVGKEMSWLTDGKDVIGQFRDGYFSPSDERFYGFGEHYDGAEKRGEVVETYIYNQYQNQGSKTYLSVPFFVTSKGYGIYLNTTCYSRFDMAAADGDRYVFEADTEHVDSPLLDYYLISASTAAKVVGKYNTISGLPQELPKWAFGLWMSANEWDTQSEALEAMNQSKNNDIPATVLVLEQWSDENTFYVWNEATYTPIQGSAAFRNSDFTYGSKWPNPKAMTDTLHENGIKLVLWQIPVLKYTPYSYAQKDNDEAYMLQKGYAVSDGHGGSYRIPESGWFGNSLLLDFTNPEAVDWWMNKRSYLFDDLKIDGVKTDGGEMVWRKDTSFHDGSTDLSMRNAYPNAYIKGYNDFVKKKTGEGITFSRSGTAGVQSSGAFWAGDQTSSFSAFRDALSAGLSAGISGIPFWSWDLAGFTGNFPSAELYKRSTQMAAFAPVMQFHSEKANPSPSEERSPWNVQSRTGDSSIVPMFRKYINTRMNLLPYIFSEAQNSAQGGTPMMRAMFLDNPEDANTYDLEEQYMFGRSLLVAPVVQEGQTVKSVYLPEGEWIDFWHNALTAGGMKKDYYADVNSIPVYVKSGSILPLNLNKNYEIGGSIGNDVENYENLTFRIYPEGESTYTLSHNDRSTMTVRATENFAAGTVTVHLPSCQIPITTQVFGTRPGSVNADGQTLQEVKTLADLIKAQSAYYYNENEKLTYIKTPSGPAKKIELNGVNKAPYEAEHASLHQVSTNTDYSGYYGEGFVDQFADKGDWVEFEVYSKEKRTASLSVRYSAGVTAGQRSVRVNGGNISALALPATSGWGAWNTADIPINLNSGRNIIRISYEDGDFAGINLDCILVK
- a CDS encoding TIM-barrel domain-containing protein, with product MKQKKRFLSLSLIFTLLFTALWPAFVPAPARAAVSALGDVIGTQVNGATLVLTVDSGSSPSDKLTLEVCDEDILRVNYQPDGVVSSERTPMIDPGLKWDASAAVINTTSDPMTIKTDEMQVEINKKPCRMTVKKADGTTLFWEPQSGGVYHDGVRFVRQDSTNLYGIHSFDCFDENGNLLRNDNTQAARAGQQGNSGGPFLWSTAGYGLLVDSDGGYPYTNSRDKKMEFYYGGTPVEGRRYEKDNVEYFILLGEPKEIMKGYSKITGTSPMLPKWAQGFSNFEWGINEQELMEMIDTYRAKNIPLDSYAFDYDWKLYGQDNYGEFKWNTGNFPSAGSGALKNTMDAKGVKMIGITKPRIVTKISGGTTTAQGQDAANNGYFYPGHNEYVDYFYPVTVRSIDPYKSGERAWWWNHSIDAFTKGIVGWWNDETDKVSSNGAEYWFGNYNTLHLAQSIYEGQRDYSKNNTRVWQTGRNYYPGTQRFATSIWSGDVATQFYKGERVSWAAGLNEQKAALLSTVNNGQPKWGSDGGGFNQNSGTIENPSPELYTRWLQFESVVPVFRVHGNLNQQRQPWYYGYTAEENVKAAIHLRYSLMPYFYAYEREAYESGLGLVRPLLFDYPQDDKVKDYSDAWMLGDWLLAAPVTERGQSCKWIYLPEGNWIDYNRGTAYKGGEYIPYSLDTQSWSDLPLFVKEGAIIPSQDVEDYVGQKETERIFVDIFPSSQKTEFQYYDDDGITYDYENGTYFSQTISGQKSSGQVNVGISAKSGSYKNGVDYYYLAVHGSAAGQVKKNASQLQEYADLNALFAANGGGFANSRDIYGEVTYIKTPAGLSNADTLVLTGNPAVTLSDQKYEAEYASLSGKTVAGQPQVGSDHTGFSGTGFVNGMETEQAAVTFYAKTANPGDYEVTLRCSNVAKTAKTLSAYVNGTYSGQADIASTGNWDSWGDVKILLPLTAGSNSITFKYDPKAGDTGFVNIDYLAVPFEPERMVIEAENAPLYGTAKTNQDHWFYSGSGFVDTMVSQNAEVAFEVDMEQGGAYTADFRYSNGNQSTKDLNLYVNGIYADNLQFAASGGNWNIWKTVSTNLALSKGRNRISLRYDAGNSGNINLDKLTLSGAGSGTYRENLLDNGDFERPTSFNFNWTEWHPSGQALAYGIDSGSGTNKPESPVEGDKRAYFYHAAAYEQSIHQGLNVENGSYRVEAFVKVVNTSPGVGRMEITNYGGNAVYVDMPKSGSGWHKIEAGNVLVTNGTIDVGFYCSSSGGTTVHIDDVRLYRN
- a CDS encoding LacI family DNA-binding transcriptional regulator, with the translated sequence MMKKRKVSMQSIADELKISKVTVSKALNDKEGVGEELKNKIKEAAARQGYIMPVQEETERKKIGIIMNGRFISEGGGGAIYMRMYEKIVRELGRYNYSTMMLTPSPATIYDDISMMKKENLFKGILVLGLLDQEVREQVKEIDIPKVYVDIYDRTHRSDSVVSENVYSMYDMTRYLIRMGHRKIGFVGTINSTTSITDRYLGFLRAMLEKNMQLRDDWVIPDRSLEGKAVDIELPKEMPTAFICNCDETAFRLTRTLNNHGYTVPGDISIGSFDDDIYAKLTDPQLTTVAVNASLIGKVSVRQIIERIEKPDKKPEIKRIEGEIIYRNSVKNLNLDDEERIEKRDKVENIK